A region of the Hypanus sabinus isolate sHypSab1 unplaced genomic scaffold, sHypSab1.hap1 scaffold_686, whole genome shotgun sequence genome:
CAGACTGCGTTGCTAACAATGTTCTGTGAAATAAAATTGCTATACTGAAGGATTGATATCGAGCACAATTGAAGGAGTGTCACTCAAAcactgaccacggaagtgtttgatgggacgtatGGAGGGAGGTGtgctctgagtctgacaccggggaTATGTAATAGactggtgtggagggagcgtctctctgtgtctgaccccgggcgtgtgtcatgcgacggtgtggagcgagattcactctgggtctgaccccaggggagtgtgtgatgaaacggtgtggagggagattcactctgtgtctgactacgggagtgtgtgatgaaatggtgtggagggagattcactctgtgtctgacccccggaatgtgtaatgagacggtgtggagggagattcactctgtgtctgacaccgggagtgtgtcatcAAAAGGTGTGCAGGGTTTCACACTAGTGTGGAGATATCTTCCGTCGATCTGACACATACCTCTTCctgttttgaatttatttcaagaaggtTTGAATCAATGTTAGAACAATACTTCTTCGCTTCATCATAGGATGTTTCATATGTGGATATAAAATAACAGCtgtcttcatttctgatccagtcctGGGAAAATGCTTGCTCTGGAAATTGCAAACAAATAACAGTAAATCGCCCTCCGTCCGTCCATTGCATCCGAGGCAAAGGGACATAGAATATTGATCCCTCCACATATccgcatcacacaatcccggggtcagacacacagtgaatatccatccacaccgtcccatcacgcactcccggactcagacactgagtgaatctccctccacatatcCACATCAcagactcctggggtcagacacagagtgatgttcccaccacaacgtcccatcacactctcctcaattcagtgatagagtgaaacttcctccgcGCAGCCCCAGCACACACtcaccgggtcaaacacagagtaaatcaccctccacaccatctctcacacattcccgatgtcaagcacagagtaacgcttcctctctccatgcctgccctgtgctgaggagcgggtgaaagagggggatgatgtctcacctcttctgctggtcaacaattcacagatttgcgCCTTGGTTTCATTGACGGATCTGAACTTCATTTCCATCTCGGTGAACTGCTGACGGAGTTCAGACAGATTAGCGCTGAGCGCAGAAAGATTCTTGAGACTGTTTCTCCGGAAGAGATCCAGGTGGGAAATCTCAGATATCTTGGATTCAAGGTCTGAGTTTAATTCATCGACGTGTTGTTGACATTGGCGCTGGGTCCGGTTCATCTCGCGATAATCTTCGCAAAGGGGCTGGTAGTTTCGGTTGGAGATGAACTgtgactgacgaatctgtgatactgatGGTGAAGGACGTTTACCGTTTAGAGCGTGTGAACGTCACGCAACTGAACGGGTCACGGACAGTGCTGGAACATGCCAAATTGAGGTGTATCTCGATGTCACGGTGATGGATATGTCAGACTGAGGGCTCTGCTGGCGTGACGGTGAGAGGGGTTTCTGTGCCATGGTGCGTGGTGTGTCTCTGTCCCAGTGCGAGGCATGTCAAGGCCACGGTGGATGtgagagtgtcacactgaggtgtaTGTCGGTGTTACTGTGAGTACTATGGCTGTGTTATTGTGAGTTTAGGTGGCGGTATCACGATGAGTGTTTTGCCTCTCTCACAGTGAGGTGAGGGCAATTGCGTCAGTGAGCAGTGCCTCGGCGTAATTTTGAGGGGTGATACTGTCTCTATAAGGGGTGTTACACTGACGTGTGAGTCTTTGTCAAGGGGCGGGGCGGAGCGCTTCACGTTGAGGTGCGTGAAGATGTCACCGTGTACAGTAACTCAATACCACAGCGAAGAGCGTGTCGGTGTCATTGTAAGGTGCGGACCGGTGTCGCTTGAGGTGCTTATCAGTAACACGGTCAGGAACATGTCGATATTACAGTGAGGGGTATGGTGCGGTCAAGGTGACAGCCACGTGTGTGTCACGGCGATGTTCCTGTTAGTGTCGCGCTCAGGAGTGTTTCTGTGTCTCGTTGAAGGTCGTGACCATGCTACGGTAACAGCACTGTTGATGTTACGGTGAATGGCGTGTCGATGTCAGCATGAGTATTGATAGTGTTACGGTAAAGGCCGTGTTTTTATCACGGTTTCGGGTGTGTCCGTGTTCAGGTGAGGGGCCTTTATCGGTGTTGCGGCAAGGAGCGTGTCGTTGTAACCATTTATGGTCTGACTCCATCCGGAGACCGTTCCACTCACCGTGGATCGAGAGACCGGTCACAGTCACGATGAGGGCGGACGTAACTAGtcagagtaggcagatcagacCATATGGTCTATTTCCGAACTTCGCTTTCGACTGTGGTTCATGCGCAGCTGTGAAGtctcatcatacactctcggggacGGAAACAGAGTGCATCTCTGTCCATATCGTCATAACACACACTTCCGTGGACAGACActgagtaaagctccctccataccatcccatcacacactctcgtgttcagacacagtgaagctccttccacactgacacatcacatattcccggggtcaggcagagagtgaaactccctccacacaatctcTGCACACTCTCCTGAAGTTAGACACGAGGTGACGCTTTCTTCTGACCGTCCTATCGCACACACCCCGGGTTCACAGACAAATTGAAGCTTACTCCCACTGTGTCCCATCAGAAACTCCGATGTTCTGAAGTTCCTTCCCTATCACCAATCCCCAAAACTCCGCCATTCCTGATGCCTTGAATTGTGTGCCGGCTCGGAGAATGTGCGTGTGTTTCTGTTCAGGGGATgtgcagggagcaggagtgaattATTTTGATGGAAGCAAAGACATGGTGGTGAGATATCAGTCCCTGGGAGGAAGACTTGTTGAACCAAACGATCGGCCTGTTCACACAGAACAGGGCAGAGGCTCAGAACggagagatcgatatccggtggaagGGGCTGGGTGGTGTCACAACAGACGTCATCTCTCCACCTTCCTCCCCATAATTCCATATATGCAGAGAGAGCGAAACGTgtagaggagggagagggttaaGGGACCCGTGGAAGACCTGAGCGGgtcagggagacggggagaggggttggggaaggaggAGATTACGGAGAATGCGcggagtgtaggggatggaggtgtgaTTTAgacatggtgtgcagaagaagatGGCGCTATTTGAaacggggagggctgtaggggaaGTCGTGGCTGACGGTGACGAGTACGGTTGTCTAGGAATGAGGGTTGATGACGAACAGGAAAATTGAATACTCAATGAACCGGGAACaccttcatcccctccgccagaATATTCTTGAACGCACCAGCACCACCTACACATTTTTGCGGCATTTATTagctttttgcatttggcagTAATTTTACATATTTGCGCCCTGCTGATCgttcaaaagaaaaaaatctcaGGTGGGCTAAGTCACAGATAATCAAACAGACCGTGAATCCGGTAGAGAAGATGCGATACAGCCTGACAGGACATTTGACACGCTggacttcatcagtcaggactcTGAGCACGGGAgtcggaggtcacgttgcagCTGCAGATGACGTCGGTCAGGCCGCACGGAGTAcggagttcagttctgcttgccttgctcTAAGAAAAATCTCAGCgaactggaaagattgcagagagagatttccgaggatgctgccggGACAGGAGGGACTGACTTATGGAGCGAGGTTGGGAATtctgggattttttttctttgaccttacagaggtgtagAAAAACTCAAGGGATACAGGTCAGGTGAATGCGTGCACTTTATTTCCCCAGGACTGGGTATCGAGAACATGAACACACATGATTGAGGTGAGATTTGCTAAAGGCAGAAGCGGGAAGCGAGTTGGGATAGATTAAATGGAGAcaatgggatggggagagtgtgtagagaCGGAGTAGAGAATCGAGGAAGAATCAGGGATAGATGAAGGAATTGGGGGAAGAGGGAGGCAAGAAAGCGGGGTGAGGAAAATGGGGATGAAACAGAGGAGGCGGGATTGGAGAGGGATGAACGTGAGAGACTTTAGAGGGACAAGGGTAAAGAGAGGGCAAGTTGGTGAGTAAGATTGCGATCGAAGGAAAGAGGAGAATAGGGTAAGTGTGAGGGGAAACTGCGCGGAAGGGGTAGAGTGTGTGTTTAATTGAAATGGGGGAGAAAGAGGGTTTTATCATTAAATTCAAGTCGGTCCCACTTGCTGTTGACAGAGATCCTGGATCTTTTCAGAAATATCTGGGCACAAGGGGGCAGACCTCTCACAGATGAAACGCTTAAGAATCTGACTACAGGGTTTTCGCCGACTGTGCCAAGTACAGACACCGCAACTGAAATCTCCAGCGGCCATCCAGGACACGACATACGAAGCCACATTCCTATCAAAGAGGGGAAAACAATTTCAACGCACCTCCAGCAATCAGTCCCCAAAACCACTGATACCCACCCTCGCCATTGACCTGTGGCACCCAAACATCTCTCACAACCCCACTTTCCCAGCACAGCCATGTGTCAGTCTCCAGAttactcccactgacccactctctccttgcagccctgtgtcagtcattAAAGTAATCCCTTGCACCACCCTCTACCCACAGATCTGTGTCAGAGACCAGAATAATAACAGTACCGAACATTCGCCTCAtaggcccgtgtcagtccccaaaatattccCACAGCGCCAGTGTCTTCCAAGTCCccatgtcagtcctcaaaatgcttccacttctttacCATCTCCTCACAGGCCTGTGTTTTCTGCCTAAGtactcacactcaccactcccaccCCTCAGATCATTGTCAGCCAAACTACACCCACTGCCTGACTCTCCCCCCACAGCACCGTTACGGTTGCCGAAATAATCCCACTGCTGAACCCTCTTCGTGGAGACCAGTGTCAGTCACGTAAACATGTCCCGCTTCCCATGCTCTCCGCACGGACGTGTCTCAGTCCCCGGAGTACTCCCACTGAACCATTCTCTCAGCTCAGATTTGTATCTGTCCCCAAAGTACACCCAACCCTCATTCTCCGCTCACAGATATGTGCCAGGCCCCAAATTGCTCCCACTGCTTCACTCTCTACCCACAGCCCATGTCAGTTCTCACATTTGGGGAAAGAAGTCTGAGGTTCAGAGtgcggcgggagccattttgattttttctccaTCTCATCGGAGGTAAGAGAGGCTGCagtgcgcaggcgtgtgacgttggAAATGAAGCGGGGAATATTTAAAAGGGACACAGTCTTATGCagcaggcagcggagtgagccgggagcagaatgaaggcttaagggctttgtcTCAGGTGGCTTAGACGGAAAAgggtgaggcaaggtaggtttagttttttttaatttttcctgctATTTGAGGAAAGTGTGAGGACAGCTTGTTTTCtcgtgtcggatgtgggaggtcctggagtctcctagcctcccggacatGTACATCTGCGCCAAGTGCGCAGACCTGGAgttcctaagggaccgtgttagggaactggagctgcagctcgttgagcttcgtctggtcagggagtaGGAGGAGACGTTAGAGATTAGTTACCTGAAGATGTTCACAACAGGGCTGCGGGAgtcagacaggtgggtcacggttaggagagtGATGGGGAATAGTCACTTAATAGAAAGTACTCCAGTGGCTGCACCCCTTTACAATACGTACTCCTgttgagtactgttggtgggggggaggACACCCTACGTGGTCGAACCGACAGTGGCCGTGCCACCGGCACAAAGAGTCCGACTTTATATCTCAGAAGTGTAGCGAAAGGAAGATGAAGGccgtagtaataggggactcgatagttaggggatcagacagactattctgtggacgcagtcaggagacacggatggtagtttgtctccctgatgctagggtccgggatgtttctgatcgcgtccaggATATCGTGAAGGGGAGGGTAAGGAGCCAGAGGTCCTGGTACATATCGGTACAAATGACAAACAGAGGAAAAGGGAAGtggtcctgaaaggagaaaatAGGGATTTAGGAAGGGAGTTAAGAAGAAAGACAGCAATTgtagtcatctcgggattactgcctgtgcaacGCGACAGTgacagtaggaatggaatgaggtggacaataaatgcgtggctgaaggattggagcagggggcagggattaaaGTTTCTGGATCACAAGGACCgtttttggggaatgtgggacctgtacaaaaaggactggttACACTTAAATCCTAGGTGGACTAATATCCTGGCCGAGAGATTTGCTTAGACAGCTTGTGAGACTTTAAATAAGAATAGCTCggagtgggaatcaatttgaagagacgtGGAAAGATGAGGATAGTTCACAAATTGAGAAAACTAgtacacagtgtgtgagggaggatgggcaggtgatagagacgcggtgcgctcagaccgaaggtgtAGGGGAGAAGTCCAAAAAAGAAGATAGTGGTGAGAGTAACATTTCAAAaccgactagaagggctgagacagCCTGTTTCCGCGCCTTagttgttatattgttatatagttatattaaTTTTACTACACACTCTCTAGCAACAGCCCGAGTCGATTCCCAAACAAAGCCAATTGCCCATTCTCTCACCGTAGAACTTTCTCTGCCTCCAAAATGCTCTGATTGCCCTCTCTCACCACTCAGCCCTTGTCAGTCCACAATCACATTCTAATACCCTCTCCCTTTAGGCATCCGTGTCaaaccacaaactgatcccactgcaCACAACCTTCCCGCAGCCTGTGCCAGTCCCCAAAATCAATCCACTGCCCACCCGCAACCTCGCAGTCAATCCGACGACCCACTTTCTCTCAGAAACTTGCAAGATCCCAAATCTCACCCGtctttgcattttccaatccaatATGAACTGCCGTGGTCGCTGACAGCTTTGGCAACAAAGTTCTGTGAAATTAAATTGTTGTCATTTATGGCTGAATTCGAGCAATTGAAGGAGCGTCCTTTTATGTCTGACCCTCGGAGAGTGTGAAGGGAAGGTGTTGAATGAGCTTGATTCTGTGTCTCAtcaccggagagtgtgatggcacggagtggagggagcttcactctgtgtctgaccccaggagtgtgcgatgggacggagtggagggagcttcactctgtgtctgaccccaggagagtgtgatggcacggagggagcttcactctgtgtctgaccccaggagtgtgtgatgggacggtgtggagggagattcactctgtgtctgaccccgggagtgtgtgatgggacggtgtggagggagattcactctgtgtctgaccccgggagcgtgtgatgggacggtgtggagggagattcactctgtgtctgaccccgggagtgtgtgatgggatggtgtggagggagattcactctgtgtctgaccccgggagtgtgtgatgggacggtgtggagggagattcactctgtgtctgaacccgggagcgtgtgatgggacggtgtggagggagattcactctgtgtctgaccccgggagtgtgtgatggcacggagtggagggtgcttcactctgtgtctgaccccgggagtgtgtgatgggacggtgtggagggagattcactctgtgcctgaccccgggagtgtgtgatgggacggtgtggagtgggattcactccgtgtatgacccccggtgtgtgtgatgggacggtgtggagggagcttcactctgtgtctgacccccggtgtgtgtgatgggacggtgtggagggagattcactctgtgtctgaccccgagagtctgtgatgggatggtgtgaagggagattcattctgtgtctgtcctgGGACCTGTGAGATCaaacggtatggagggagcttcactctggtgtggatatATCTTCCGTCGATCGGACACGTACCAATTCTTCTGCTGAATTTATTTGAAGAAGATTAGAATCAGAGTTCGAACAATACTGCTTCGCTTCATCGTAGGAAATGAGAAACGTGGATATAAAATAACACGAGCCTTTATTGCTGATCCAGTCCTGGGAAAACGCTTTATCTGGAAATTAGGAACAagaaaaagtgaatctccctgcgtACTGTCCATTATATCTGCTGTGTATCAGACGCAGAAAGAGGATCCCTCCTCATCGTCCAATCACATACAACCGGTCAAATACACCATTAAACACCCTCCTCACCGGTCCCTTGACAAATTTGCTCCGGAATTTCCGAACAAGTAACAATGAATCCACTACATCCGTCCACTGCATTCGCCGGAAGAGGGACCGAGAATATGGATCTCTACACACAGTCGCATCACACAATCGCAGGGTCAGTCACAGCGAATCTCCGACAACACCGTCGCATTACATACTCccgaggtcagagacagagtgaatctccctccacatcgtccaatcacacactcccggggtcagacacagagtgaatctccctcctcgccgtcccatcacacactcccggggtcagacacagagtgaatctccatccacaccgtcccatcacacaatcccggggtcagacacagagtgaatctccctccgcatcgacacatcacacactccgggggtcaggcacagagtgaatctccctccacaccgtcccatcacacactcccggggtcagacacagagtgaagctccctccacatcatccaatcacacactcccggggtcagaccccgagtgaatctccctccacacactcccatcacacactcccgggatcagacacagagtgaagctccctccacatcgtcccttcaaacactcccggggtcagacacagagtgattattcctctacaccgaccatcacacactcccgaggtcagagacagagtgaatctccctccacaccctcccatcacacactcctgggatcagagacagagtgaatctccctccacaccgtcccatcacacactcccgaggtcagacacagagtgaatctccctccacaccctcccatcacacacagccggggtcagacacagagagaatctccctccacaccgtcctatcacacactcccggggtcagacaaagagtgaatctccctccacatcgtccaatcacacactcccgatgtcagacacagagtgaagctccctccacatcgtccaatcacaaactcccggggtcagaccccgagtgaatctccctccacaccctcccatcacacactcccgggatcagagacagagtaaatctccctccacatcgtcgcATCGCAcaatcccggggttagacacagcgAATCTCCGTCAACACCGTCGCATTGCACACTCGAGAGGTCAGtcaaagagtgaagctccctccacaccaggcatgggcaaactacggcccgcgggccatatgcggcccgttaagctttttaatccggcccgcggaacttgatgaaattatattaataaaccttgttaacgtttttttttccccgcaattctggcgttttcccaatagatgacgcactctatatacattgacctttgttgaggtgtagcgtattactccacatttgcgctttactctttgttcggctcgacctatttgtgtgaacaggcgttcagcgtcatgaacatcaacaaagccagccacagatccaagtcaactgaccaacacctcagatccatcctgagaatccagactttgatgcgctggctaaaaagggagaccaacaacactgttcccgctaaaattaaaaataagtttcttcgttgtgttatgttcAAAattcatttgcaaaattt
Encoded here:
- the LOC132389862 gene encoding C-type lectin domain family 2 member F-like — translated: METKYRSVNETKARICELLTSRRDKAFSQDWISNKGSCYFISTFLISYDEAKQYCSNSDSNLLQINSAEELNFVAKAVSDHGSSYWIGKCKDGNVASYVVSWMAAGDFSCGVCTWHSRRKPCSQILKRFICERSAPLCPDISEKIQDLCQQQVGPT